A genomic stretch from Anoplopoma fimbria isolate UVic2021 breed Golden Eagle Sablefish chromosome 8, Afim_UVic_2022, whole genome shotgun sequence includes:
- the LOC129095010 gene encoding calcium-activated potassium channel subunit beta-2-like isoform X1 gives MFLWAGSKATDGRNEGRSIYQKSREYDVLDKKKTVTALRAGEDRAILLGLGMVILSVMMYFVLGITILRSYSDRVWTDETSCTVVNSTIACDVNCSYGCGTECRRSSRYPCLQVFVSLNSSGKVVRLLHNEETQDSNPECFYVPKCRKDYAATHVVVQNISERLKSQHTVQCFVDPTDRMDSAILTQIYGRVAVFHSLFWPTCTLIGGTIIIAMVKLTQYLSIMCERVDRIKR, from the exons ATGTTTCTGTGGGCAGGAAGTAAAGCAACAGATGGAAGAAATGAGGGCAG ATCCATCTACCAGAAGAGTCGTGAATATGACGTCCTGGACAAGAAGAAGACAGTGACCGCTCTGAGGGCAGGGGAGGACCGAGCCATACTGCTGGGCCTCGGCATGGTCATCCTGTCCGTCATGATGTACTTTGTCCTGGGAATCACCATACTGCGCTCCTACTCTGACCG AGTGTGGACGGACGAGACTAGCTGCACCGTCGTAAACTCCACCATCGCGTGTGATGTAAACTGTTCGTACGGCTGTGGAACAGAGTGCAGAAGGAGTTCCCGTTACCCCTGTCTCCAGGTCTTCGTGAGCCTCAACTCCTCAGGGAAGGTGGTACGACTGTTGCACAACGAGGAGACGCAGGACAGCAATCCTGAG TGCTTCTACGTCCCAAAGTGTCGTAAGGACTATGCAGCCACGCATGTTGTAGTTCAGAACATTTCCGAGCGTCTAAAGTCTCAACACACGGTTCAGTGTTTCGTGGACCCTACGGACAGAATGGACAGCGCCATCCTGACACAGATCTACGGTCGGGTCGCCGTCTTCCACTCCCTGTTCTGGCCAACCTGCACCTTGATTGGAGGAACCATCATCATTGCCATGGTGAAGCTGACCCAGTACCTGTCCATCATGTGCGAGCGAGTTGACCGCATTAAGAGGTGA
- the LOC129095010 gene encoding calcium-activated potassium channel subunit beta-2-like isoform X2, which produces MLHQRSFRKAGANCTTGSIYQKSREYDVLDKKKTVTALRAGEDRAILLGLGMVILSVMMYFVLGITILRSYSDRVWTDETSCTVVNSTIACDVNCSYGCGTECRRSSRYPCLQVFVSLNSSGKVVRLLHNEETQDSNPECFYVPKCRKDYAATHVVVQNISERLKSQHTVQCFVDPTDRMDSAILTQIYGRVAVFHSLFWPTCTLIGGTIIIAMVKLTQYLSIMCERVDRIKR; this is translated from the exons ATCCATCTACCAGAAGAGTCGTGAATATGACGTCCTGGACAAGAAGAAGACAGTGACCGCTCTGAGGGCAGGGGAGGACCGAGCCATACTGCTGGGCCTCGGCATGGTCATCCTGTCCGTCATGATGTACTTTGTCCTGGGAATCACCATACTGCGCTCCTACTCTGACCG AGTGTGGACGGACGAGACTAGCTGCACCGTCGTAAACTCCACCATCGCGTGTGATGTAAACTGTTCGTACGGCTGTGGAACAGAGTGCAGAAGGAGTTCCCGTTACCCCTGTCTCCAGGTCTTCGTGAGCCTCAACTCCTCAGGGAAGGTGGTACGACTGTTGCACAACGAGGAGACGCAGGACAGCAATCCTGAG TGCTTCTACGTCCCAAAGTGTCGTAAGGACTATGCAGCCACGCATGTTGTAGTTCAGAACATTTCCGAGCGTCTAAAGTCTCAACACACGGTTCAGTGTTTCGTGGACCCTACGGACAGAATGGACAGCGCCATCCTGACACAGATCTACGGTCGGGTCGCCGTCTTCCACTCCCTGTTCTGGCCAACCTGCACCTTGATTGGAGGAACCATCATCATTGCCATGGTGAAGCTGACCCAGTACCTGTCCATCATGTGCGAGCGAGTTGACCGCATTAAGAGGTGA
- the uhmk1 gene encoding LOW QUALITY PROTEIN: serine/threonine-protein kinase Kist (The sequence of the model RefSeq protein was modified relative to this genomic sequence to represent the inferred CDS: inserted 1 base in 1 codon): MAHCGSSPAPRPDAIKPAPGSVDQSMKPVLFEIFGEIWTVQSRLGQGVSASVYRVSSGRATATAAVKEFQADXSGGDYGYHKERAVLEDIQGHKNIVTLYGVFTNHSCMGAATRCLLLELLDVSVSDLLVRSSSGTQGARPQQGHSMWLVQHCARDILEALAFLHREGYVHADLKPRNILWSADDECFKLIDFGLSFKEGNQDVKYIQTDGYRAPEAELQNSLAQAGVEVDGDSGCTAAVDMWSLGIILLEMFSGIKLKDTVRSQKWKDNSAAIVDHLFASNSVVCPAIPVYHLRDLIKSMLLNDPKQRCTAESALLSPFFSIPFAPHIEDLVLLPTPVLRLLNLIDDSHLHNEEEYEEILEDMKEECQKYGSVVSLLIPKENPGKGQVFVEYANSSDSKEAQRLLTGRTFDGKFVVATFYPLSAYKRGYLYQTVQ, from the exons ATGGCTCACTGCGGCTCCTCCCCGGCCCCGCGTCCCGACGCCATCAAACCGGCCCCGGGGAGCGTGGACCAGAGCATGAAGCCGGTGCTGTTCGAGATCTTCGGCGAGATATGGACCGTCCAGTCGCGGCTCGGCCAGGGGGTGTCGGCCTCCGTGTACCGGGTCAGCTCCGGCAGAGCCACCGCCACCGCCGCCGTCAAGGAGTTCCAGGCCG ACTCAGGGGGAGACTACGGGTACCACAAGGAGAGGGCCGTGCTGGAGGACATCCAGGGGCACAAAAACATCG TGACTCTGTACGGGGTGTTCACCAACCACAGCTGTATGGGCGCTGCCACACGCTGTCTCCTGCTGGAGCTCTTGGATGTCAGTGTGTCTGATCTGTTGGTGAGGAGCAGCAGTGGTACACAGGGTGCCAG ACCCCAGCAGGGCCACTCCATGTGGCTTGTCCAGCACTGTGCCAGAGACATCCTAGAGGCTCTTGCCTTCCTCCACAGGGAAGGCTACGTCCACGCCGACCTCAAGCCACGCAACATTCTCTGGAGTGCCGACGACGAGTGCTTCAAGCTCATCGACTTTGGCCTCAGTTTCAAAGAGGGAAACCAG GATGTCAAGTACATCCAGACAGACGGGTACCGTGCTCCGGAGGCTGAGCTGCAAAACAGCCTCGCTCAGGCCGGGGTGGAGGTGGACGGGGACTCGGGCTGCACCGCTGCCGTGGACATGTGGAGCCTGGGCATCATCCTGTTGGAGATGTTCTCAGGAATTAAACTTAAAGACACCGTCCGCTCGCAGAAGTGGAAA GATAACAGTGCTGCCATTGTAGACCATCTTTTTGCCAGCAACAGTGTGGTGTGCCCTGCCATCCCTGTCTATCACCTCAGAGACCTTATCAAAAG CATGCTTCTCAATGACCCAAAGCAAAGATGCACTGCTGAATCTGCCCTGCTGAGCCCATTCTTCAGTATTCCTTTTG ctccTCACATTGAGGACCTGGTTCTGCTGCCCACTCCTGTCCTGCGTCTGCTCAACCTGATTGATGACAGCCATCTGCACAATGAAGAAGAGTATGAAG AAATCCTGGAGGACATGAAAGAGGAGTGCCAGAAGTATGGCTCAGTGGTTTCTCTGCTCATCCCCAAGGAGAATCCAGGGAAAGGACAG GTGTTTGTAGAGTACGCCAACTCCAGCGACTCCAAAGAGGCTCAGAGGCTGCTGACGGGCCGCACCTTTGACGGGAAGTTTGTTGTGGCCACCTTCTACCCGCTCAGCGCCTACAAAAGAGGTTACTTGTACCAGACTGTGCAGTGA
- the akr1a1b gene encoding aldo-keto reductase family 1 member A1-B, translated as MNDFAVLNTGRKMPLLGLGTWKSEPGKVKQAVIWALEAGYRHIDCAAIYGNEVEIGEALQETFGPGKALRREDVFITSKLWNTRHHPEDVEPALLKTLKDLKLEYLDLYLIHWPNAFQRGDSPFPKKEDGTMLYDDIDYKLTWASMEKLVEKGLVRSIGLSNFNSRQIDDVLSVASIKPTVLQVESHPYLAQVELLAHCRDRGLVMTAYSPLGSPDRAWKHPDEPVLLLEPVLATLAEKYKKSPAQIILRWQTQRGVVTIPKSVTESRIKENIQVFDFTLEAEEMKSIAALHKGWRYIVPTIQVEGKSVPRDAGHPHYPFNDPY; from the exons ATGAATGACTTTGCAGTTCTCAACACGGGGCGGAAGATGCCCCTCCTTGGACTGGGGACGTGGAAGAGTGAGCCAGGAAAG GTGAAACAAGCAGTTATTTGGGCATTGGAGGCTGGGTATCGCCATATTGACTGTGCAGCCATCTATGGCAATGAGGTTGAGATTGGCGAAGCCCTACAGGAGACTTTTGGCCCCGGCAAG GCCCTGAGAAGAGAGGACGTGTTCATCACATCCAAGCTGTGGAACACCCGACATCACCCAGAGGACGTGGAGCCGGCCCTCCTGAAGACGCTGAAGGACCTGAAGCTGGAGTACCTGGACCTCTACCTCATCCACTGGCCCAACGCCTTTCA GCGAGGAGACTCTCCTTTCCCAAAAAAGGAGGACGGCACCATGCTGTATGACGACATAGACTACAAGCTGACCTGGGCTTCCATGGAGAAGCTGGTGGAGAAGGGCCTCGTCAGATCTATCGGCCTGTCCAACTTCAACAGTAGGCAGATAGATGACGTTTTGTCGGTCGCCAGCATCAAACCCACGGTCCTGCAG GTAGAGAGCCACCCGTACCTGGCCCAGGTAGAGCTGCTGGCCCACTGTCGGGACCGGGGCCTGGTGATGACGGCCTACAGCCCTCTGGGCTCTCCTGACCGGGCCTGGAAACATCCAGATGAACCTGTTCTGCTTCTGGAGCCTGTGTTGGCCACCCTTgcagagaaatataaaaagtcCCCTGCTCAGATCATCCTGAG GTGGCAGACACAACGAGGAGTGGTGACAATCCCCAAGAGTGTGACAGAGTCCCGTATCAAAGAGAACATTCAG GTGTTTGACTTTACCCTTGAAGCGGAGGAAATGAAGAGTATTGCAGCCCTGCACAAAGGCTGGCGCTACATTGTACCAACGATCCAA GTGGAAGGAAAAAGCGTTCCCAGAGATGCAGGACATCCTCACTACCCTTTCAACGACCCCTACTGA
- the c8h19orf44 gene encoding uncharacterized protein C19orf44 homolog: MWKRGARSSALDRAQALLSAKRTGRGPVEPGPGNPGAVEPGPGNPGGVGGSLKTKSASSDAHLLFSDVSDLSSVSSAPEGGGDPMLDSAAAAAGKSQEREERLSTKDVRPQTSLGGGGSRFLKKAPPPATNSSQSPVSKRLMQQGPEHRNVSSSQQGSQTAALSRLAQIESRIRSHKQVQEQARQGPKPAETLSSDFEISPPPAAQSLEAPLHLSVQSSSDQSLKGIHFLKNKTAVAANNINTAAARSPKGADVGVRSRAGDAVVPLARLETKSARVVSGVSLESDEEDMRKLLGGSFDSIDNSFLIPGRPSSIKAADKVLHSSPPSAAVPRSSTSNTAPPRSPASPSRRSSPFRFTGQAQAHFSPSVLSPSPSPPCVSPSPPGRVGSPQRSLSSMSGRGEVLSLSELFSVGPGSEDPHSEMSEVTSEDFKINVMTLDDLVPAPLGFTERTPRKEREVKHSVPSPGPPKIHQEWPRLKEKEKKEEQHQDDALDYQSDFESESRTEPHYSVSQVSEHLQGDGDEEEAVSEVREEASHSDVSRWRTEDDYSSTFSDTSRSWTSDHSQKLSKSGDSRSSRSSVSQGSRTLSRQSRRRASTRKVLKETAVQTQTDPLAYTWPAGGAASGPAVGMTFMDPSPVVTHTLSAELVEALSISNPAVFALNEMLKQQLAMTRRFIESRRHLHSSLVQSLGPPNYRYTTLEDTKEYIRTHRPPKLKMEEALEEVLQEMRDYHHI; the protein is encoded by the exons ATGTGGAAACGAGGCGCTCGAAGCTCCGCTCTGGACCGAGCTCAAGCACTGCTGTCCGCCAAGAGGACCGGCAGGGGGCCCGTGGAGCCGGGGCCAGGAAACCCCGGGGCCGTGGAGCCGGGGCCAGGAAACCCC GGTGGTGTGGGCGGATCTTTGAAAACCAAATCTGCTTCTTCAGATGCACACCTGTTATTCTCAGATGTGAGTGACCTGTCCTCGGTCAGCTCAGCTCCTGAGGGTGGAGGTGACCCCATGCtggactctgctgctgctgctgctgggaagagccaggaaagagaggagaggcttTCCACCAAG GATGTCAGACCTCAGACCTCtctgggtggaggagggagcAGGTTCTTGAAGAAAGCTCCACCACCTGCAACCAACAGCAGCCAGTCACCTGTCAGCAAGAGACTAATGCAGCAGGGGCCTGAACACAG AAATGTGTCATCTTCCCAGCAGGGCTCCCAGACTGCTGCTTTGAGTAGGCTGGCTCAGATTGAGAGCCGCATCCGCAGCCACAAACAGGTTCAGGAACAGGCCAGACAGGGGCCAAAACCTGCGGAGACTCTAAGCTCAGACTTTGAAATCTCACCACCACCAGCCGCCCAGTCCCTGGAGGCCCCTTTGCACCTCTCAGTACAGTCCAGCAGTGACCAGAGCCTGAAGGGGATACATTTCCTCAAGAACAAGACAGCTGTAGCTGCTAACAACAttaatactgctgctgctagGTCGCCAAAAGGCGCCGATGTCGGTGTCAGGTCCAGAGCTGGGGATGCCGTAGTTCCTTTGGCGCGTTTGGAGACAAAGTCAGCGAGAGTAGTGAGTGGTGTGAGTCTGGAAAGTGatgaagaggacatgaggaAACTTCTTGGAGGCTCGTTTGATTCAATAGACAACAGCTTCTTGATACCAGGGAGACCCTCTTCCATAAAAGCAGCAGATAAG GTGCTCCACTCTTCACCTCCTTCCGCTGCTGTCCCTCGTTCATCAACCTCCAACACAGCACCACCACGCTCCCCTGCCTCTCCTTCTCGTCGCAGTTCTCCTTTTCGATTCACCGGTCAGGCTCAAGCCCACTTCAGCCCCTCTGTGCTCTCCccatccccctctcctccctgtgtcTCCCCATCTCCTCCAGGGAGAGTGGGGAGTCCACAGCGTTCCCTCTCCTCCATGTCAGGCCGCGGGGAGGTGCTTTCTCTGTCGGAGCTCTTCTCTGTTGGGCCTGGCTCTGAAGATCCCCACAGTGAGATGAGTGAAGTTACCTCTGAAG ACTTCAAGATAAATGTGATGACATTAGACGACCTTGTCCCCGCTCCCCTTGGATTTACTGAGAGGACGCCTAGAAAGGAG AGAGAAGTCAAACACAGCGTCCCTTCTCCTGGACCCCCCAAAATACATCAAGAGTGGCCACGattgaaggagaaggagaagaaagaggagcagCATCAGGACGACGCATTGGACTACCAAAGTGACTTTGAGAGTGAGAGCAGGACAGAGCCTCACTACAGTGTCAGCCAGGTTTCAGAGCACTTGCaaggagatggagatgaagaggaggcggTATCCGAGGTCAGAGAGGAAGCTTCACATTCAGACGTGTCCCGCTGGAGGACAGAAGACGATTACTCGAGCACTTTCTCAGACACAAGCCGCTCCTGGACCTCAGATCACAGTCAAAAACTCAGCAAAAGCGGGGATTCCAGATCCTCCAGATCCTCTGTATCACAAGGCAGCCGGACCTTATCTCGCCAGTCAAGGAGGCGTGCTTCAACTAGAAAGGttttaaaagaaacagcagTACAGACCCAGACTGACCCTCTGGCTTACACGTGGCCCGCCG GTGGGGCTGCTTCGGGTCCTGCAGTGGGCATGACTTTCATGGATCCCAGCCCAGTGGTTACTCATACTCTCAGTGCAGAACTGGTGGAAG CTCTCAGCATCTCCAACCCAGCTGTATTTGCACTCAATGAAATGCTGAAACAGCAGCTTGCCATGACAAGGCGGTTCATCGAAAGCAGGCGACATCTTCACTCCAGCCTGGTGCAGAGCCTTGGACCACCAAACTACAGGTACACCACGCTGGAGGACACCAAGGAG TACATTCGGACACACAGACCTCCCAAACTGAAAATGGAGGAAGCCttagaagaggtgctgcaggagaTGAGAGACTACCATCATATCTGA